A genomic region of Cannabis sativa cultivar Pink pepper isolate KNU-18-1 chromosome 1, ASM2916894v1, whole genome shotgun sequence contains the following coding sequences:
- the LOC115704674 gene encoding uncharacterized protein LOC115704674, whose amino-acid sequence MDDNGSTKLNGIRQIVRLKEILQKWQSVTLNVQTPKPNEEPRKEQVEENTNGGGGISPAINRRLTEVICCDSDEESCQSPEPPPDVPKGYLAVYVGPELRRFIIPTSYLSHSLFKVLLEKAEEEFGFDHGGGLTIPCEIETFKYLLKCMENHHKSSPPHHNSSAGSSFIEE is encoded by the exons ATGGACGACAATGGGAGCACCAAATTGAACGGCATACGACAGATCGTTCGGCTCAAGGAAATCCTCCAGAAATGGCAATCCGTTACACTTAATGTCCAAACCCCAAAGCCAAACGAGGAACCCCGGAAAGAGCAGGTGGAAGAAAACACCAATGGCGGAGGAGGAATATCTCCGGCGATCAATAGGAGGTTGACAGAGGTGATTTGCTGCGATTCCGACGAGGAGAGCTGTCAGAGCCCGGAGCCACCGCCGGATGTGCCGAAAGGTTACTTGGCGGTGTATGTGGGACCGGAGCTTCGGAGGTTCATAATACCCACCAGTTATCTTAGTCATTCTTTGTTCAAAGTGTTGTTGGAAAAAGCTGAGGAGGAGTTTGGGTTCGACCATGGCGGTGGTCTCACCATCCCTTGTGAGATTGAGACTTTTAAGTATCTACTTAAGTGCATGGAGAATCATCATAAGTCTTCTCCTCCACACCATAACTCCTCAG CTGGAAGCTCGTTCATTGAAGAGTAA
- the LOC133031609 gene encoding secreted RxLR effector protein 161-like produces MKDSKKTSQPITSQYTLTKEQCPKTEAEKEAMSKVPYSSAVGTIMYLMVCTRPDLAFAISTLSKYMANPGKIHWLAMKWVFRYLVGTPKVGLIYKQQKFSTNIEGYSDADYAGDRDSRKSTSSYMFLLGGNCVSWKAQLQPVVALSTTESEYISTTEAIKEAIWMKGLLTEIKLLKEVPRVYSDDQSRVHLCRNPVFHDRTKHIEIKYHFIRDKVTRGEIQVWKKFLRGEPGGYGN; encoded by the coding sequence ATGAAAGATTCAAAGAAAACTTCTCAGCCAATAACTAGCCAGTACACTTTGACAAAGGAACAATGTCCTAAGACTGAAGCAGAGAAGGAAGCAATGAGTAAAGTGCCTTACTCAAGTGCAGTTGGGACTATTATGTACTTAATGGTTTGTACAAGGCCAGATCTGGCCTTTGCCATAAGTACTTTGAGCAAATACATGGCAAACCCAGGAAAGATTCATTGGCTTGCAATGAAATGGGTTTTCAGGTACCTAGTAGGGACACCTAAGGTTGGACTCATCTACAAGCAACAGAAGTTCAGCACCAACATAGAAGGATACAGCGATGCCGACTATGCCGGGGACAGAGACAGCAGAAAGTCTACTTCATCTTACATGTTCCTACTTGGAGGAAACTGTGTGAGTTGGAAAGCCCAACTCCAACCTGTGGTTGCACTTTCAACAACAGAATCGGAGTACATATCAACCACAGAAGCTATTAAAGAAGCCATATGGATGAAAGGACTTTTGACAGAGATTAAGTTACTTAAAGAGGTTCCTAGAGTGTACTCGGACGATCAAAGCCGTGTACACTTATGTAGGAACCCTGTGTTCCATGACCGAACTAAACATATAGAGATTAAATACCACTTTATAAGGGACAAGGTGACTCGAGGTGAAATACAAGTTTGGAAAAAGTTCCTGCGAGGAGAACCCGGCGGATATGGGAACTAA
- the LOC115707063 gene encoding putative pectinesterase 63: MALKVISLVILAVQLITPILAKPNLIPSDESKLDDWIDHNMKAYEKDKGNVSETINNKVTLDKVLTAAENAVKIVKVRKDGMGDFKTITDAVKSIPSGNTGRVIVWIGGGVYRERITVDRSKSFVTFYGDEDNVPVITFDGTAQKFGTWNSATVAVESHYFVAANIAFVNSAPKPKGKLNGEQAVALRISGDKAAFHNCKFIGFQDTLCDDKGRHLFRDCYIEGTVDFIFGNGQSLYLNTTIRSVAKQTGVITAQARTMVSENSGFTFVHCKIIAEGDTYLGRAWKDMPRVIFAYTYMGPHIDVNGWSNGMWPIQAQAKKDVYYGEYKCMGPGANTSGRVKYAKMLTDEEIKPFMSMTFIQGNKWLIQPPNLKR; the protein is encoded by the exons atggcTCTTAAAGTAATATCGTTGGTAATCCTGGCCGTACAGTTAATAACACCAATTTTGGCCAAACCAAACCTCATCCCGTCGGATGAATCAAAGCTAGACGATTGGATTGATCACAACATGAAAGCCTACGAGAAAGACAAGGGAAATGTTAGTGAGACAATAAATAATAAGGTCACCCTTGACAAGGTACTAACGGCTGCGGAGAATGCCGTTAAGATTGTCAAGGTCAGGAAAGATGGCATGGGTGACTTCAAGACAATCACAGACGCCGTTAAAAGTATTCCATCAGGGAACACTGGGAGGGTGATAGTGTGGATTGGAGGTGGGGTTTACCGTGAGCGTATAACGGTAGATAGGTCCAAATCATTTGTGACTTTTTACGGAGATGAGGATAATGTGCCAGTAATCACGTTTGATGGCACTGCACAAAAGTTTGGGACTTGGAATAGTGCCACAGTTGCGGTTGAGTCTCACTACTTTGTTGCTGCTAATATTGCTTTTGTG AATTCAGCTCCAAAACCAAAGGGAAAACTCAACGGAGAACAGGCTGTAGCATTGAGGATATCAGGAGACAAGGCAGCTTTTCACAATTGCAAATTTATAGGTTTTCAAGACACATTGTGCGATGACAAAGGTAGACATTTGTTTAGAGATTGCTACATTGAAGGCACCGTTGACTTCATCTTCGGCAATGGACAATCCCTTTACTTG AACACAACTATAAGATCGGTTGCTAAGCAAACAGGGGTTATCACAGCCCAAGCAAGGACAATGGTGTCCGAAAACAGTGGATTCACTTTTGTTCATTGCAAAATCATAGCTGAGGGTGACACTTATTTAGGTCGAGCTTGGAAAGATATGCCGAGAGTGATATTTGCATATACTTACATGGGACCCCATATCGATGTTAATGGCTGGTCTAATGGCATGTGGCCTATTCAAGCGCAAGCCAAAAA GGATGTGTATTATGGAGAGTACAAGTGCATGGGACCTGGAGCAAATACTTCTGGGCGTGTCAAATATGCAAAAATGCTAACAGATGAAGAAATCAAACCTTTTATGAGCATGACTTTCATCCAAGGCAACAAGTGGCTTATCCAGCCTCCAAATCTTAAACGTTGA